The Podospora pseudopauciseta strain CBS 411.78 chromosome 2 map unlocalized CBS411.78m_2, whole genome shotgun sequence genome has a window encoding:
- a CDS encoding uncharacterized protein (EggNog:ENOG503NUKQ; COG:E), giving the protein MMAAVQPLESLPAPGRRQSFGRNHIAMDIDIETRAPRASHEMTIRGGLQQGDARIVVIMYGPGQEQIVAVFAEVLGKPYRLKGGIRDVTRDDQDWVIGVSAESAKAEIASRNRGLVVTINAHCTTLGMPPDVYLSAQTDYEWLYTEASFFRRDLTRFVSHTLGQLSHHETLMAKPRTYFISTTFPDVHAALPNIDILTVGSDAVEIRVDLLKEPLGDGRFSEIPSLSYVGEQLMLLRQRTELPIIFTTRCTKENGRFPMDNPDLFYEYLYRAIQWGVEYIDVELWLPETIRRRLYEQRGSSRIMSAFHDFSGTFKWPSQRAESIFLQSRRYADIVKMIAIINDHNENFELEYFRSKIKAEYPDSPPLSAVNMGETGQFSRTLNKVFTPITHPLLPIIAAPGQMSAAEINQALALVGQLPKKNIYGITSPSMRSAIPQAPFYEKCFNELGLPHHFAVVERQPKGLASIETWCNQRNFGGAYLNPAMSLTNLATSKGFFASLNNGNGPVLSEAARLIGMVDTIVVRPATSSSSASTPSSPPRQQNGDSVGAIGSTHSGLPPNTSLVFDNASWKGILSTLTRDLAPSAYFGCAAVVLASSADDAASALFALKALKVGKVYTVGFKTPPAFAKDLLIEPFNSLESIQRARTVNANGTESIRAGAGSPFVVVSALGPEKSNLVGMLVRLFGSPPRGAAGAGRENSRRVFLDLADGSGHGPRKGDPGLIAEQCGFAAYGAADVTAFTTVETLRLLVGQNVPYSFVRLASGRQFF; this is encoded by the coding sequence ATGATGGCGGCTGTTCAACCACTGGAGTCGCTGCCCGCGCCAGGACGACGACAAAGTTTTGGACGAAATCACATAGCTATGGACATCGACATTGAAACTCGAGCACCACGTGCATCACATGAGATGACGATTCGAGGTGGTTTGCAACAAGGAGATGCAAGAATAGTGGTGATAATGTATGGTCCTGGCCAAGAGCAGATAGTGGCCGTCTTTGCTGAGGTTCTCGGGAAGCCTTACCGACTGAAAGGAGGGATTCGGGACGTCACCAGGGATGATCAGGATTGGGTTATTGGGGTTTCGGCGGAAAGTGCAAAGGCTGAGATAGCCTCACGGAACAGGGGACTGGTCGTGACCATTAACGCTCATTGTACAACACTGGGCATGCCTCCCGACGTCTACCTGTCAGCGCAGACAGATTACGAGTGGCTTTATACCGAAGCTTCATTCTTCCGAAGAGATCTAACACGATTTGTATCACATACCCTGGGACAGCTTAGCCACCACGAAACACTAATGGCAAAACCGAGGACGTACTTCATTTCGACAACGTTTCCGGATGTCCATGCTGCGCTCCCAAACATCGACATCCTCACTGTCGGCTCAGACGCTGTCGAGATTCGAGTTGATCTCTTGAAAGAGCCTCTGGGCGATGGACGGTTCTCGGAAATCCCAAGCTTGAGCTATGTTGGCGAACAGCTCATGCTTCTTCGCCAGAGGACCGAACTGCCAATCATATTCACGACAAGGTGTACGAAAGAGAATGGCCGATTTCCGATGGACAATCCAGACTTGTTTTATGAGTATCTTTACCGGGCGATTCAGTGGGGCGTTGAGTACATCGACGTCGAGCTCTGGCTCCCAGAAACCATTCGACGAAGACTGTACGAGCAGCGCGGGAGCAGTCGCATCATGTCTGCCTTCCATGATTTCTCAGGCACTTTCAAGTGGCCCTCACAGAGAGCCGAGTCAATATTCCTCCAGTCTCGACGGTACGCCGACATTGTGAAAATGATTGCCATCATCAATGACCACAATGAAAACTTTGAGTTGGAATACTTCCGGTCAAAAATCAAGGCTGAATATCCCGATTCACCACCGCTGTCTGCTGTCAACATGGGGGAAACGGGCCAGTTCTCTCGGACGCTAAACAAGGTCTTCACTCCTATCACCCACCCTCTGCTGCCCATCATCGCAGCTCCGGGGCAGATGAGCGCAGCTGAGATCAACCAGGCCCTGGCGTTGGTTGGACAGCTGCCGAAGAAGAATATCTATGGAATTACTAGCCCGAGCATGCGGAGTGCCATTCCACAGGCACCCTTCTATGAGAAATGCTTCAACGAACTTGGGTTACCACATCACTTTGCCGTCGTGGAGCGACAACCCAAAGGGCTTGCCTCCATCGAGACGTGGTGTAATCAAAGAAACTTTGGCGGTGCTTACCTAAATCCAGCCATGTCACTCACCAATCTGGCGACGAGCAAAGGCTTCTTTGCATCACTCAACAATGGCAACGGGCCGGTTCTCAGCGAAGCCGCTCGACTCATCGGGATGGTTGATACCATCGTCGTCCGGCCGGCCACATCATCTAGTTCAGCATCCACACCATCAAGCCCGCCTCGGCAGCAAAACGGAGATTCCGTGGGTGCTATCGGCTCGACGCATTCGGGCTTGCCACCGAACACTTCTCTCGTGTTTGACAACGCCTCGTGGAAAGGTATCCTTAGTACCCTTACCCGTGATCTTGCTCCATCTGCCTACTTTGGCTGCGCGGCTGTGGTACTTGCCTCATCGGCCGACGACGCAGCCAGTGCTTTATTCGCTCTCAAAGCCCTGAAGGTCGGTAAGGTTTACACCGTCGGCTTCAAAACACCTCCCGCCTTTGCCAAAGACCTTCTTATCGAGCCATTCAACAGCCTCGAGAGCATACAGAGAGCCCGTACGGTAAATGCCAACGGCACCGAGTCTATACGAGCGGGGGCCGGCTCGCcgtttgtggtggtgagtgcTCTGGGTCCGGAAAAGAGTAATCTAGTCGGGATGCTCGTTCGTCTGTTCGGGTCGCCGCCTCGAGGGGCGGCAGGTGCGGGAAGGGAAAACTCGAGAAGGGTGTTTTTGGACCTGGCAGACGGCTCGGGGCATGGCCCACGGAAGGGGGACCCGGGTTTGATTGCTGAGCAATGTGGGTTCGCGGCTTATGGGGCGGCGGATGTAACGGCTTTTACGACAGTTGAGACGCTGAGGTTGCTGGTTGGGCAGAACGTACCGTACAGCTTTGTGAGGTTGGCGAGCGGGAGGCAGTTCTTTTGA
- the URA1 gene encoding dihydroorotate dehydrogenase (COG:F; EggNog:ENOG503NXK0) produces the protein MSELPPPIKINPPLINSANPWASGDVDLERLYLCPSTGAVTTRTATLDGFKHDDAIHRYTFFDPSSPETSKSTNPTPQEASKAPAQKASLNTLGYSPYALIQYMQWIYKIYTTCSGTQPIKPFIISVTGTPTEVGECYTCIADYLSEYITAGHIYMEINLSCPNIPNKPPPAYSKDALVEYFRRLRFTMRDKLRPDLPRLPFGIKTPPYTHSSEYNELISALEEEGDQVSFITCTNTLGSCLVLSPEGDPVLPGNGIGGMAGAALHPLALGNVATIRRMLDERPSLKHITVIGIGGVEDEKGYKRMRAAGAGVVGVGTALGVKGVEVFEEIEKGLKGGW, from the coding sequence ATGTCGGAACTACCACCGCCCATCAAAATCAACCCGCCATTGATCAACTCGGCTAACCCATGGGCATCCGGCGATGTGGACTTAGAGCGGCTGTATCTTTGCCCTTCCACAGGCGCAGTTACAACTCGAACCGCTACTTTGGACGGCTTCAAGCACGATGACGCTATTCATCGATACACCTTCTTCGATCCCTCTAGTCCCGAAACCTCAAAatccaccaacccaaccccccaagaaGCCAGCAAAGCTCCTGCTCAAAAAGCAAGCTTGAACACACTAGGCTACAGCCCTTACGCTCTAATTCAATATATGCAATGGATATACAAGATCTATACTACTTGCTCTGGTACTCAGCCCATCAAACCCTTCATCATCTCAGTCACGGGCACCCCGACCGAGGTCGGTGAATGCTATACATGCATCGCCGATTACCTGTCCGAGTATATAACCGCCGGTCACATCTACATGGAAATCAATCTCTCCTGCCCCAACATACCCAACAAACCTCCTCCCGCGTACTCTAAAGACGCACTGGTCGAGTACTTTCGCCGCCTGCGGTTCACGATGCGTGATAAACTCAGACCAGACTTACCACGCCTGCCCTTCGGCATCAAAACACCACCCTACACCCACTCCTCCGAATACAACGAACTCATCTCTGCCCTCGAAGAGGAAGGTGATCAAGTCTCCTTCATAACATGCACCAACACCCTAGGGTCATGTCTCGTTCTCTCACCCGAGGGCGACCCTGTTCTGCCGGGTAACGGGATTGGGGGGATGGCCGGGGCGGCGCTGCACCCGTTGGCCCTGGGGAATGTGGCTACTATTCGGAGGATGTTGGATGAGAGACCGAGTTTGAAGCATATCACTGTAATAGGGATTGGAGgtgtggaggatgagaaggggtACAAGAGAATGAGGGCTGCTGGGgcgggggttgttggggtgggtACTGCTTTAGGGGTGAAAGGAGTTGAGGTTTttgaggagattgagaagggattgaagggggggtggtga
- a CDS encoding uncharacterized protein (COG:S; EggNog:ENOG503NYHW): MAGKTYIVEHLDEELGPWSELEYITIARESQETGSKFFLSSLHPQFKVPDALAAIPSFTAERRGVEELYADKKSRVCLLDPQGKSDLAPEDADNFDVFLFGGILGDDPPRDRTSELRAKGFEGRRLGPVQMTTDTAVRVTRLVVEGKTPLKDIPYVDFPELKFNEYESTEMPFRYVKTEDGKPIMPEGMVELIKKDADKGIDDML; encoded by the exons ATGGCCGGGAAAACGTACATCGTTGAGCACCTAGACGAGGAGCTTGGACCCTGGTCAGAACTCGAGTATATCACCATCGCGCGCGAGTCGCAAGAGACTGGGTCCAAGTTCTTCCTTTCGTCTCTCCACCCACAGTTCAAGGTCCCAGACGCCTTGGCTGCCATCCCCTCGTTCACAGCTGAGAGGCGGGGTGTGGAGGAGTTGTATGCGGACAAGAAGTCTAGAGTATGCCTTCTTGACCCTCAGGGGAAGAGTGATCTTGCCCCTGAAGATGCGGACAACTTTGATGTTTTCCTGTTTGGAGGAATCCTTG GTGATGACCCCCCTAGAG ACAGAACATCCGAGTTGCGGGCCAAGGGCTTTGAGGGCCGTCGTCTCGGGCCCGTCCAGATGACCACAGACACTGCAGTCCGTGTAACTCGTCTGGTGGTTGAGGGCAAGA CACCGTTGAAAGACATTCCCTACGTCGACTTTCCCGAACTCAAGTTCAACGAGTATGAGAGCACAGAGATGCCATTCCGTTACGTTAAGACTGAAGATGGAAAACCCATTATGCCTGAG GGCATGGTCGAGCTGATCAAGAAAGATGCTGACAAGGGCATTGATGATATGCTCTAG
- the KEX1 gene encoding Cell death protease (COG:E; COG:O; BUSCO:EOG092623WR; MEROPS:MER0006006; EggNog:ENOG503NVHT) — MAVGRSLANWRRLPSIVTAAAVALSWTATLAVADVKAAGDYFVHSLPGAPPGPLVKMHAGHIEITPDVNGNMFFWHFQNKHIANKQRTVIWLNGGPGCSSEDGALMEIGPYRLKDKDTLVYNEGAWNEFANVLFVDNPVGTGFSYVDTNAYVRELDVMADQFVTFLEKWFKLFPEYEHDDIFIAGESYAGQYIPYIAKAILERNKKGGESSYKWNLAGLLIGNGWISPPEQYEAYLQFAYEKGIVKKGSDAASKLEVQQRICSKQLAVGPALVDNTDCEKILQDLLQLTATSKGGEQRCVNMYDVRLTDTYPSCGMNWPPDLDAVTPYLRRNDVIQALHVNPNKVTGWVECNGQVGANFKPSSKPSVELLPDLLKEVPIILFSGSEDLICNHLGTEALISNLQWNGGKGFEITPGTWAPRRDWTFEGEAAGFWQEARNLTYVVFYNSSHMVPFDYPRRTRDMLDRFMGVDISSIGGKPTDSRLDGEKVPETTVGGVAGNGTDAQQAEKEKLDTARWEAYRKSGEIVLVIVAFSAAGWGWWVWRERKKRRGYMGVSGGENISPSGEARGREGFRDKRSAADLEAGDFDENELDDLHMRTPTTVMGGEGNDPRYSVGAASEDSEDEEDVKGKGKEKMSG; from the exons ATGGCTGTTGGACGGTCCTTGGCGAACTGGAGGCGTCTACCATCCATCGttaccgccgccgccgtcgccctCTCATGGACGGCGACACTAGCTGTCGCCGATGTCAAGGCGGCCGGTGACTACTTTGTCCATTCACTTCCAGGGGCGCCGCCAGGTCCCCTGGTGAAGATGCATGCTGG GCATATCGAGATAACACCCGATGTCAATGGCAACATGTTCTTCTGGCACTTCCAAAACAAACACATTGCGAACAAGCAACGAACAGTGATATGGTTGAACGGCGGCCCCGGCTGCAGCTCCGAGGATGGTGCCCTGATGGAGATTGGCCCGTATAGGTTAAAAGATAAGGACACGCTGGTGTACAACGAGGGAGCATGGAACGAGTTCGCCAATGTCCTCTTCGTCGATAACCCTGTCGGCACGGGGTTCAGCTATGTCGACACCAACGCTTATGTACGCGAACTCGACGTTATGGCTGACCAGTTTGTTACTTTCCTGGAGAAGTGGTTCAAGCTGTTCCCCGAGTATGAACACGACGAT ATATTTATTGCTGGAGAATCCTACGCCGGCCAGTACATCCCCTACATCGCCAAGGCTATCCTTGAGCGCAACAAGAAAGGCGGCGAGTCCTCCTACAAATGGAACCTCGCCGGTCTCCTCATTGGCAACGGTTGGATTTCCCCTCCCGAACAATACGAAGCCTACCTTCAGTTCGCCTACGAGAAGGGCATCGTCAAAAAGGGCTCCGACGCCGCCTCCAAGCTCGAAGTCCAACAGCGCATCTGCTCCAAGCAGCTGGCCGTCGGCCCCGCCCTCGTCGACAACACCGACTGCGAGAAGATCCTCCAGGACCTCCTCCAGCTAACCGCCACTAGCAAAGGCGGCGAGCAGCGTTGCGTGAACATGTACGACGTCCGGCTGACCGACACCTATCCGTCATGCGGCATGAACTGGCCTCCCGATCTCGACGCCGTAACCCCTTACCTACGCCGCAACGACGTAATCCAGGCCCTGCATGTGAACCCGAACAAAGTCACCGGCTGGGTGGAATGCAACGGCCAGGTCGGCGCAAACTTCAAGCCCTCTTCCAAACCCTCGGTTGAACTCCTCCCCGACCTGCTAAAAGAAgtccccatcatcttgttcTCCGGCTCGGAAGATCTAATCTGCAACCATTTGGGCACCGAAGCGCTGATCTCCAACCTGCAATGGAACGGCGGAAAGGGCTTCGAAATCACCCCCGGCACTTGGGCCCCCAGACGTGACTGGACCTTTGAGGGCGAAGCAGCTGGCTTCTGGCAGGAGGCCCGCAACTTGACCTATGTAGTCTTTTACAATAGCAGCCACATGGTCCCGTTTGACTACCCGCGCCGCACAAGAGACATGCTAGACCGGTTCATGGGGGTGgacatctcctccatcgGCGGCAAGCCCACCGACTCCCGCCTCGACGGGGAGAAAGTCCCCGAAACCACCGTCGGCGGGGTGGCCGGTAACGGCACCGACGCGCAACAAGCAGAGAAGGAAAAGCTCGACACGGCCAGGTGGGAAGCCTATCGCAAATCAGGGGAGATCGTCCTGGTGATTGTGGCGTTTTCGGCAgcgggatgggggtggtgggtgtggagggagaggaagaagaggaggggttaCATGGGGGTGTCTGGGGGGGAGAATATCTCGCCTTCTGGGGAagcgagggggagggaagggttTAGAGACAAGCGCTCGGCGGCGGATTTGGAAGCGGGGGATTTTGACGAGAATGAGCTGGATGATTTGCACATGAGGACGCCGACGACGGTgatgggtggggaggggaatgaTCCTAGGTATAGTGTGGGCGCGGCGAGCGAGGAtagtgaggatgaggaggacgtgaaggggaaggggaaggagaagatgtCGGGTTGA
- the DRE2 gene encoding electron carrier (BUSCO:EOG09265040; COG:S; EggNog:ENOG503NZ8G), producing the protein MPPAAVMIDTTPDFDFSPAHAAAAASAKRDSGERTLLLAPPSIASREDRLTSLFSVYDRSATDLQMLDRLAAGLVSLPAKTYDLILVLTDPDGSRRSEVSPLLSNREIWGKVVPALKAGGTLRSEDGSFGQGNSTEEKEAILAGLVLGDDGYTKPDYAEQEVVPLRFGAKKVNADGSVPLSFGKKAAAAPAPAPAPAPVSKGPAGVGFIDFSDDLDLDAEDDDDVIDEDTLLTEADLKRPIQQPPECAPQPGKKRRACKDCTCGLAERIAAEDKARREKAEKGLATLKLKSEDLSELDFTVQGKTGSCNSCYLGDAFRCADCPYIGLPAFKPGEQVKILNNTAQI; encoded by the exons ATGCCTCCAGCCGCCGTCATGATCGACACAACTCCCGACTTTGATTTCAGCCCCGCGCACGCTGCGGCGGCTGCCAGCGCAAAGCGCGATTCTGGCGAGCGAACCCTCCTGCTTGCGCCTCCGTCGATCGCATCCCGCGAGGACCGCCTCACTTCCTTGTTCTCCGTCTACGATCGGTCGGCCACCGATTTGCAGATGCTCGACCGTCTCGCTGCTGGATTAGTCAGCCTCCCCGCCAAGACCTACGACCTGATCCTCGTCCTGACCGACCCCGACGGAAGCCGCCGCAGCGAGGTGTCCCCTCTCTTGTCCAACAGGGAGATCTGGGGCAAGGTTGTACCGGCACTCAAGGCTGGTGGTACCTTGAGGAGCGAGGACGGCAGCTTCGGACAGGGCAACTCGacagaggagaaggaggcgattctggcggggttggtgttgggggatgatggatatACTAAGCCTGATTATGCCGAGCAGGAGGTTGTACCTCTGCGGTTTGGGGCGAAGAAGGTGAACGCTGATGGGAGTGTCCCTCTCAGCTTTggcaagaaggctgctgctgccccagcgccggcaccggcaccagcaccagtATCCAAGGGTCCTGCTGGGGTTGGTTTCATCGATTTCAGTGATGACTTGGATCTTGatgccgaggacgacgacgatgtcaTTGATGAGGACACTCTTTTGACTGAGGCGGATCTGAAGCGTCCCATTCAGCAGCCTCCTGAATGTGCGCCTCAGCCGGGCAAAAAGAGGAGAGCCTGCAAAGACTG CACGTGTGGTCTCGCCGAGAGAATAGCCGCCGAAGATAAGGCCCGTCGtgagaaggccgagaagggTCTGGCCACCTTGAAGCTCAAGTCTGAGGATCTCAGCGAGCTTGACTTTACCGTCCAGGGCAAGACTGGCTCCTGCAATAGCTGTTACCTCGGTGACGCTTTCAGATGCGCAGACTGCCCCTATATTGGCCTCCCTGCCTTCAAGCCCGGCGAACAAGTCAAGATTCTCAACAACACTGCTCAGATTTGA
- a CDS encoding uncharacterized protein (COG:S; EggNog:ENOG503P4SC) — MTRSHKFNDKDHSMVAPVTGHPQQQVPKFFGKHGFADADPKKTKKNGGGKGNWGPVGLEAEDEEFNFVHTRRRSNSSSVSSHPEHFKSKFEINEPEPVFEEDIHGAMEEEKDSSQSSTSSSKPEDM; from the exons A TGACTCGCTCCCACAAGTTCAATGACAAGGACCACAGCATGGTGGCCCCCGTCACGGGTCACCCCCAGCAACAAGTACCCAAGTTCTTTGGCAAGCATGGCTTTGCCGATGCCGACcccaagaagaccaagaagaacGGCGGTGGTAAGGGCAATTG GGGCCCTGTTGGCTTAGAagccgaggatgaagagTTCAACTTTGTCCACACCCGCCGCCgctccaacagcagcagcgtctCCAGTCACCCCGAGCACTTCAAGTCCAAGTTCGAGATCAACGAGCCTGAGCCTGTGTTTGAGGAGGACATCCATGGAgccatggaggaggagaaggacagcAGCCAGTCCAGCACCTCGAGCAGCAAGCCCGAGGACATGTAA
- the FMT1 gene encoding Methionyl-tRNA formyltransferase (BUSCO:EOG092631ML; COG:J; EggNog:ENOG503P3MU), producing the protein MRWLASSRPLRRSVARPRSIATYSTQRGNPLRILFCGSDEFSCHSLKALHKKHKDDPSLIESIDVLVRPSKPTGRGLKQVTEVPIASVARELGLPLSTLPHDTFTNWFMKKYINLIIAVSFGRFVPPRLLNQAEYGGLNVHPSLLPDLRGPAPLHYALLNRYTHTGVSIQTLSPHSFDTGTVLSQTPLPGIPIPPNSTLTSLTSLLAPLGASMLVSSLSSGFHLPPHKDVSWQPPYPIRHAPKVRTVARQIPWLTPSISTLSTNLPSSAPHLEDIAHQHHILGPLWSKLVVRTPKKEQNKRVVCDDISYILDLTSPDLPPAVANEVASALERCKEDPWAEEQVPVLEWLQIGDDEQQVPEWYPPQPESLEMFERVVALERGDISSVDAAAGVEGVQQQPKRKKEWRLSIQTAYFPDSETGSIYLRDPIRGGKGLLRIGKMTVDGKPTRPAANVAAQLGRTVTDYRGMHFDEEPIGKALQPATRRPEEDAEVDEETKRRSNRAMVRRIYSY; encoded by the exons ATGCGGTGGTTGGCATCTTCACGACCACTTCGACGGTCTGTTGCAAGACCACGGAGCATTGCAACATACAGTACACAACGCGGCAATCCATTACGAATCTTGTTTTGCGGCTCAGATGAGTTCAGTTGTCACTCGCTAAAAGCTCTTCACAAGAAGCACAAAGATGATCCCAGTCTTATCGAGTCTATCGATGTGCTGGTGCGGCCATCGAAGCCCACCGGGAGAGGATTGAAGCAAGTGACTGAAG TCCCAATAGCATCAGTAGCCAGGGAACTTGGTCTTCCTCTATCAACGTTACCACACGATACTTTCACAAATTGGTTT ATGAAGAAAtacatcaacctcatcatcgctGTCTCATTCGGCCGTTTCGTCCCACCACGGCTCCTAAACCAAGCAGAATACGGCGGCCTCAACGTCCACCCTTCCCTCTTACCCGA CCTCCGCGGTCCTGCTCCCCTCCACTACGCCCTCCTAAACCGCTATACCCATACCGGCGTCTCCATCCagaccctctccccccactCCTTCGACACCGGCACCGTCCTATCCCAAACACCCCTCCCGGGTATCCCCATCCCGCCCAACTCAACCCttacctccctcacctcactCCTCGCCCCCCTCGGCGCCTCCATGCtcgtctcctccctctcatccggtttccacctcccaccccacaAAGACGTCTCTTGGCAGCCCCCCTATCCCATCCGACACGCCCCCAAAGTCCGCACAGTAGCCAGACAAATTCCCTGgctcaccccctccatctcaaccctctctaccaacctcccctcctccgccccccaTCTAGAAGACATcgcccaccaacaccacatcCTCGGCCCCTTATGGTCCAAACTCGTCGTCCgcacccccaaaaaagaacAGAATAAACGCGTCGTCTGCGACGACATCTCCTACATCCtcgacctcacctcccccgaccTCCCACCCGCCGTCGCAAACGAGGTGGCCTCCGCGCTGGAAAGGTGCAAAGAAGACCCCTGGGCGGAGGAGCAAGTCCCTGTTCTGGAGTGGCTTCAGATCGGGGACGACGAGCAGCAAGTGCCGGAGTGGTATCCCCCCCAGCCAGAGTCGTTGGAGATGTTTGAGCGGGTTGTTGCGCTGGAGAGGGGAGACATATCATCCgttgatgctgctgcgggAGTAGAAGGggttcaacaacaacccaaaaggaaaaaggagtGGCGTCTGTCTATCCAGACGGCGTATTTTCCCGATTCGGAGACAGGATCGATCTATCTTCGTGATCCTATTCGTggcgggaaggggttgttgagaatAGGGAAAATGACAGTGGATGGGAAGCCAACGAGACCAGCTGCGAATGTGGCTGCGCAGTTAGGACGAACAGTGACGGACTACAGAGGCATGCACTTTGATGAGGAGCCGATTGGCAAGGCGTTGCAGCCTGCTACAAGACGACCGGAAGAGGATGCTGAGGTGGATGAAGAGACTAAGAGAAGGAGCAACAGAgcgatggtgaggaggatatACAGTTACTGA
- the LIS1_1 gene encoding Lissencephaly-1 (COG:Z; EggNog:ENOG503NW2C), translating to MTMATRSFLTDRQAEELHKSIIAYLTSLNLATTANTLRAELNLPEETFDLAKAKQYEGLLEKKWTSVIRLQKKVLDLQAENAHLKNEIENAGPLALSRKNQDPANWLPKGPPRYTLEGHRLPITSVAFHPVFSSLASASEDNTIKIWDWELGELERTLKGHTKAVLDVDFGGPRGNTLLASCSSDMSIKLWDPADQYKNIRTLHGHDHIVSSVRFVPANGTAGAGGNLLVSASKDNTLKLWDVTTGYCVKTIEGHNDWPRAVAPSADGRWLLSTGSDKAARLWDIGGTEPECRVVMFGHENFNLCCEFAPSTSYPHLARLAGHEKVPPANSAAEFMATGSRDKQIRLWDRRGQCIKVLEGHDNWVRGLAFHPAGKFLISVADDRTMRCWDLSQDGKCVQTLSGMFDGFVSCVRWAPGVTKDGLAGGDAGDGTPKKISAEANGGLQMRCVIATGSVDGTEGKVRIFAN from the exons ATGACCATGGCCACAAGGAGCTTTCTAACCGACCGGCAGGCTGAAGAGCT ACACAAATCCATCATCGcctacctcacctccctcaacctcgccaccACAGCCAACACCCTCCGCGCCGAGCTCAACCTCCCCGAAGAAACCTTTGACCTCGCCAAAGCAAAACAATACGAAGGCCTCCTCGAAAAGAAATGGACCTCGGTCATCCGCCTCCAGAAAAAAGTCCTAGACCTCCAAGCAGAGAACGCCCACCTCAAGAACGAGATCGAAAATGCCGGTCCTTTAGCCCTGTCGAGAAAGAACCAGGACCCAGCCAATTGGCTCCCCAAGGGACCGCCACGATACACTCTCGAAGGCCACCGCCTGCCCATCACCTCGGTAGCCTTCCATCCTGTCTTTAGCTCTTTGGCCTCGGCATCAGAAGACAACACGATCAAAATCTGGGATTGGGAGCTCGGAGAGTTGGAAAGGACACTCAAAGGGCACACCAAGGCAGTCTTAGATGTGGATTTTGGCGGGCCGAGGGGGAATACCCTCCTTGCAAGCTGCAGTTCCGACATGAGTATTAAGCTGTGGGATCCGGCGGATCAGTACAAGAACATCAGGACACTACACGGCCATGATCATATTGTGAGCTCGGTGAGGTTTGTTCCTGCGAATGGCACTGCTGGGGCGGGAGGGAATTTGCTCGTGAGTGCGAGTAAGGATAATACGCTGAAGCTGTGGGATGTGACGACGGGTTATTGCGTCAAGACGATTGAGGGGCATAATGACTGgccgagggcggtggcgCCGTCGGCGGATGGGAGGTGGCTGTTGAGCACCGGGAGTGATAAAGCGGCTAGGTTGTGGGATATTGGGGGGACGGAGCCGGAGTGTAGGGTTGTTATGTTTGGGCATGAGAATTTCAAT TTGTGCTGCGAATTCGCACCCTCCACTTCATACCCCCATCTCGCCCGCCTCGCGGGACATGAAAAGGTGCCCCCAGCAAACAGTGCTGCTGAGTTCATGGCGACGGGCTCGCGTGACAAGCAAATACGGCTGTGGGACAGGAGGGGACAATGTATCAAAGTGCTAGAGGGCCATGACAACTGGGTCCGAGGTCTGGCCTTTCATCCAGCAGGTAAGTTTTTGATCTCGGTGGCAGATGACAGGACGATGCGCTGCTGGGATTTGAGCCAGGATGGGAAATGTGTTCAGACCCTCTCTGGCATGTTTGACGGGTTCGTGAGCTGTGTGAGGTGGGCGCCGGGAGTCACTAAGGATGGGCTTGCTGGTGGggatgctggtgatggcaCGCCGAAGAAGATAAGTGCCGAGGCGAATGGCGGGTTGCAGATGCGGTGTGTGATTGCGACTGGGAGCGTGGATGGGACGGAAGGCAAGGTGAGGATATTTGCCAATTGA